In Dermatophilus congolensis, a genomic segment contains:
- a CDS encoding ABC transporter ATP-binding protein, translating to MNTPSLTATDLAVAIDGRTILSNANIHLHAGHSLALVGPNGSGKSTLIRALAGIRTPAAGHVHVDDTDLHTIRPRDRARLVSVVVQDENPLADQYAGEYVALGLTPHLNPWSRPGHSEHERVLAALNAVGMADFADRPMGHMSGGERRRVILARGLVQGTPLLFLDEPTNHLDIAQQIALLDLVRELDKTVIAAIHDLDLALAYFDNVAVIHDGRIQDAGESHTVITGEATARAFGVHIATAPHPHSGQEHLLLESMAHPRPNSHLMGESQ from the coding sequence ATGAACACCCCCAGCCTCACCGCCACCGACCTAGCCGTAGCCATCGACGGACGAACCATCCTCAGCAACGCCAACATCCACCTCCACGCCGGCCACAGCCTGGCCCTCGTCGGCCCTAACGGCTCCGGAAAATCCACCCTCATCCGAGCCCTCGCCGGTATCCGCACCCCCGCAGCAGGCCACGTTCACGTTGACGACACCGACCTACACACCATACGCCCCCGCGACCGAGCCCGCTTGGTCAGCGTCGTCGTCCAAGACGAAAACCCCCTCGCCGACCAGTACGCAGGCGAATACGTAGCCCTCGGCCTCACCCCCCACCTCAACCCATGGTCCAGGCCCGGCCACAGTGAGCACGAACGTGTCCTGGCAGCCCTTAACGCCGTAGGCATGGCCGACTTCGCCGACCGCCCCATGGGACACATGTCTGGCGGTGAACGCCGCCGAGTCATCCTCGCACGCGGCCTAGTGCAAGGCACACCGCTGCTCTTCCTTGACGAGCCAACAAACCACCTCGACATCGCCCAACAGATTGCGCTCCTGGACCTCGTGCGCGAACTCGACAAAACCGTCATCGCCGCCATCCACGACCTTGATCTTGCTTTGGCATATTTCGACAACGTCGCCGTTATTCACGACGGCCGTATTCAAGATGCAGGCGAATCCCACACCGTCATCACCGGTGAGGCCACAGCCCGCGCATTCGGTGTGCACATCGCCACTGCCCCCCACCCCCACAGCGGACAAGAGCATCTGCTTCTCGAAAGCATGGCCCACCCGCGTCCTAACAGTCACCTCATGGGAGAAAGCCAATGA
- a CDS encoding FecCD family ABC transporter permease: protein MDTHTCRAKPSHSRRLPAFWTGFALLIALIISAICSLGFGAEPLPLPTVVDAIANGPVTSTDPASLIVWELRLPRAILAIAAGAGLAIAGTAIQTLVRNPLADPYLLGISSGASVGATAVIALGFAAWAGNWALTVGALAGALAAALLVFGVAQAQGGLTPLRLILTGTVLSSAFSSLASFLVFWAADPQATNSVLFWLLGSLSGATWDNVWIPVIAAILAALAALGLSGWLDALAAGDDTAAALGVPVRGLRICLFVSQALLVGLIVAVVGGIGFVGLIVPHIARLLVGGRHRAVIPVAALAGAVFLVWVDVLSRVAVRPVELPLSVLTGLIGAPVFLFLLGRKSYRFGDSR, encoded by the coding sequence TTGGACACACACACCTGCCGAGCGAAACCTTCCCACAGTCGCCGACTACCGGCCTTCTGGACCGGCTTCGCTCTCCTGATCGCCCTCATCATCAGTGCGATCTGCTCACTCGGGTTCGGTGCCGAGCCACTTCCACTGCCCACTGTCGTCGACGCCATCGCCAACGGTCCCGTAACCAGCACAGACCCGGCCTCTCTCATCGTCTGGGAACTGCGTCTTCCCCGCGCCATCCTTGCCATCGCCGCCGGTGCCGGACTGGCCATCGCCGGTACCGCCATCCAAACTCTCGTCCGCAACCCCCTAGCTGACCCTTACCTCCTGGGCATCTCCTCTGGCGCCTCCGTCGGCGCCACCGCCGTCATCGCTCTAGGGTTCGCTGCCTGGGCCGGTAACTGGGCACTGACCGTTGGTGCCCTAGCTGGCGCATTAGCCGCTGCGCTCCTCGTCTTCGGTGTCGCCCAAGCCCAAGGCGGACTCACCCCGCTACGTCTCATCCTGACCGGAACCGTTCTCTCCAGTGCTTTCTCCTCCCTCGCCAGCTTCCTTGTCTTCTGGGCCGCGGACCCTCAAGCCACCAACTCCGTACTCTTCTGGCTGCTCGGCAGCCTCTCTGGCGCAACTTGGGACAATGTGTGGATCCCCGTCATCGCCGCCATCCTCGCTGCTCTCGCCGCCCTCGGACTGTCCGGATGGCTCGATGCCCTCGCTGCCGGAGACGACACCGCCGCCGCGCTTGGCGTCCCCGTCCGTGGCCTGCGCATCTGCCTTTTCGTATCGCAAGCCCTTCTTGTTGGCTTAATCGTCGCCGTCGTCGGTGGAATCGGCTTCGTGGGACTCATCGTTCCCCACATCGCCAGGCTCCTTGTTGGCGGACGTCATCGAGCCGTCATCCCCGTCGCAGCCTTGGCTGGAGCTGTATTCCTCGTATGGGTTGACGTGCTCTCCCGCGTCGCGGTCCGCCCCGTCGAACTACCCCTCTCCGTCCTGACCGGCCTCATCGGAGCCCCCGTGTTCCTGTTCCTTCTGGGCCGCAAGTCCTACCGATTCGGAGACAGCCGATGA
- a CDS encoding inorganic phosphate transporter: MDPALLLLTLVIVTALTFDFTNGFHDTGNAMATSIATGALKPKFAVALSAILNLVGAFLSVEVALTVTNAVIKIQTADGAPRPEMVSDGGLTLLLILLCGLVGAIIWNLITWLFGLPSSSSHSLFGGLIGATVAGIGWSGVNWAGNGTKLDGVLGKVLLPAVVSPFVACLVAGIGTWLIYRITRGVAERHKENGFRWGQIGTASLVSLAHGTNDAQKTMGIITLALIASGHWTDLESVPLWVKIACAVAIAAGTWLGGWRIIRTLGKGLVEIDSPQGMAAESASAAVILTSSHMGFALSTTHVATGSILGTGLGRPGADVRWGVAGRMVIAWLITLPASGIVGAVTWWLAAALGHVAGPLAVTGILVAASLWMWRHSQKDKVDHDNVNADWETPPVDVAEVRITPVVVTTVPEEDR; encoded by the coding sequence GTGGACCCTGCGCTTCTCCTCCTGACCCTGGTGATCGTCACGGCATTGACGTTCGACTTCACCAACGGATTTCACGACACCGGAAACGCGATGGCGACCTCGATCGCCACCGGCGCCTTGAAGCCGAAGTTTGCGGTGGCGCTCTCTGCGATCCTCAACCTCGTTGGAGCCTTCCTGTCCGTCGAGGTCGCTTTGACAGTGACGAACGCGGTTATCAAGATCCAGACCGCCGACGGCGCTCCTCGACCTGAGATGGTCAGCGACGGGGGCCTGACACTCTTGCTGATCCTGCTGTGCGGACTCGTGGGCGCGATCATCTGGAACCTCATCACCTGGTTATTCGGCCTGCCATCGAGCTCATCGCATTCCCTGTTTGGTGGCTTGATCGGCGCCACCGTCGCAGGTATCGGATGGTCAGGAGTTAACTGGGCAGGCAACGGAACCAAACTGGATGGCGTCCTTGGAAAAGTTCTTCTACCGGCGGTCGTTTCCCCTTTTGTTGCATGTCTTGTAGCTGGAATCGGGACCTGGCTGATCTACCGCATCACTCGCGGTGTCGCTGAACGACATAAGGAGAACGGGTTTCGGTGGGGTCAGATCGGTACCGCTTCCCTTGTTTCTCTCGCGCATGGCACCAACGACGCCCAAAAAACCATGGGCATCATCACCTTGGCCCTCATCGCCAGCGGACACTGGACTGACCTGGAGAGCGTTCCCCTTTGGGTCAAAATCGCCTGCGCCGTAGCTATTGCCGCTGGAACCTGGCTAGGCGGTTGGCGCATCATCCGCACTCTTGGCAAAGGACTCGTGGAGATCGACTCTCCCCAGGGCATGGCAGCAGAGTCCGCTTCGGCCGCGGTCATCCTCACCTCTAGCCACATGGGTTTTGCGCTATCAACCACGCACGTCGCCACCGGGTCCATCCTCGGCACGGGACTAGGACGCCCGGGAGCCGACGTCCGCTGGGGCGTGGCAGGCCGCATGGTGATCGCCTGGCTTATCACTCTTCCCGCCTCAGGCATCGTCGGAGCCGTCACCTGGTGGCTCGCCGCCGCCTTGGGGCACGTCGCTGGTCCTCTAGCAGTTACGGGTATCCTCGTCGCCGCATCACTGTGGATGTGGCGTCACTCCCAGAAAGACAAAGTCGACCATGACAACGTCAACGCCGACTGGGAAACGCCGCCAGTTGACGTCGCCGAGGTCCGCATCACCCCGGTGGTTGTCACCACCGTCCCCGAGGAGGACCGATGA
- a CDS encoding amino acid permease, whose translation MSSSESTETSNQAELQRGLKPRHINMIAIGGAIGTGLFVASGGTISNAGPGGALVAYAAIGFMVFLLMQSLGEMATYLPIAGSFEAYGTRFVSPSFGFAMGWNYWANWAITLAVELVAAALVMQFWFPDTPGWVWSALFLAIIVSLNAINVRTFGEGEFIFASIKVVTVIVFLVVGVAMILGILGGHAPGLENWTRGEAPFVSGFAGMLSVFMIAGFSFQGTEMVGVTAGEAQEPEKSIPRAIRSVFFRIMLFYIGAIAVIGFLLPYTDSRLLSAEKGGDITIAPFTLIFENAGILGAATIMNAVILTAILSAGNSGMYVSTRMLYGLAVSGKAPKIFTKVTAGGIPLPALLATTAVGALCFLTNFFGEGTAYTWLVNASGLAGFITWMGIAWSHWKFRRAYMAQGGEPKDLPYKAALFPIGPLVALVMCAVVVVGQGYNFFSDPLGNLPAIVATYIGLPLFFSVWWGHKLVTKSKKVDPLEADLSRP comes from the coding sequence ATGAGTAGTTCCGAAAGCACGGAAACGAGTAATCAGGCAGAACTCCAGCGGGGCCTAAAGCCGCGTCATATCAACATGATCGCGATCGGGGGTGCGATCGGAACGGGTCTGTTCGTTGCTTCGGGTGGCACGATCAGCAATGCAGGTCCTGGTGGAGCGCTGGTTGCCTACGCGGCGATCGGGTTCATGGTGTTCTTGTTGATGCAGTCTCTGGGTGAGATGGCGACGTATTTGCCGATCGCAGGTTCGTTTGAGGCGTACGGAACACGTTTTGTCAGCCCCTCATTCGGGTTTGCGATGGGGTGGAACTACTGGGCTAACTGGGCAATCACGTTGGCGGTGGAGTTGGTGGCCGCAGCGTTGGTGATGCAGTTCTGGTTTCCAGATACCCCTGGCTGGGTGTGGTCGGCGCTGTTTTTGGCGATCATCGTGTCGTTGAACGCGATTAACGTACGTACCTTCGGTGAAGGTGAGTTCATTTTCGCCTCGATCAAGGTGGTCACGGTGATCGTGTTCCTTGTGGTCGGTGTGGCGATGATTTTGGGGATTTTGGGCGGTCATGCTCCAGGTTTAGAGAACTGGACGCGGGGTGAGGCACCGTTCGTGAGTGGGTTTGCTGGCATGTTGTCGGTGTTCATGATTGCGGGGTTCTCGTTCCAGGGAACCGAGATGGTGGGTGTGACTGCTGGCGAGGCGCAAGAGCCAGAGAAGTCGATTCCACGGGCGATCCGTTCGGTGTTCTTCCGGATCATGCTGTTCTATATCGGTGCGATCGCTGTGATTGGGTTTCTTCTTCCGTACACGGATTCGCGTTTGCTCAGTGCGGAGAAGGGTGGGGACATCACGATTGCCCCGTTCACGTTGATCTTTGAGAACGCGGGCATTCTGGGTGCGGCGACCATCATGAACGCAGTGATTCTCACAGCGATTCTATCGGCAGGTAACTCGGGCATGTATGTGTCTACGCGAATGCTGTACGGATTGGCGGTTTCGGGGAAAGCTCCGAAGATCTTCACGAAGGTGACTGCCGGTGGGATTCCGTTGCCTGCTTTGCTGGCGACTACTGCGGTGGGTGCCTTGTGTTTTCTTACGAATTTCTTTGGTGAGGGAACTGCGTATACGTGGTTGGTGAACGCTTCAGGGCTGGCTGGGTTCATTACCTGGATGGGTATTGCGTGGTCGCATTGGAAGTTCCGTCGTGCCTACATGGCTCAAGGAGGTGAACCGAAGGATTTGCCGTACAAAGCAGCGTTGTTCCCTATCGGTCCTCTCGTTGCGCTGGTGATGTGTGCTGTGGTTGTGGTCGGGCAGGGGTACAACTTCTTTTCTGACCCGCTGGGAAATTTGCCGGCCATCGTGGCGACGTATATCGGTCTTCCTTTGTTCTTCAGCGTGTGGTGGGGGCACAAGCTGGTGACGAAGTCTAAGAAAGTCGATCCGTTGGAGGCTGACCTGTCTCGGCCGTGA
- a CDS encoding FKBP-type peptidyl-prolyl cis-trans isomerase, whose translation MEKPQVTIPEGDAPAELLLEDLIEGDGAPAAHGNVVSAHYVGVSWSTGKEFDNSFDRGEPLQFPLGAGMVIKGWEDGIVGMKVGGRRRITIPPHLGYGDRGAGGVIKPGETLVFVVDLVAVD comes from the coding sequence ATGGAAAAACCGCAAGTAACCATTCCCGAGGGCGATGCGCCTGCTGAGTTGCTGCTTGAAGACCTCATTGAGGGCGATGGTGCACCGGCCGCGCACGGTAACGTTGTCTCGGCGCATTACGTCGGGGTTTCGTGGTCCACGGGTAAGGAATTCGACAATAGTTTCGATCGCGGTGAGCCGCTGCAGTTCCCGTTGGGCGCGGGCATGGTCATCAAAGGGTGGGAAGACGGCATCGTCGGCATGAAGGTCGGTGGACGTCGTCGCATCACGATTCCGCCACATTTGGGTTACGGAGATCGAGGCGCTGGTGGTGTGATCAAGCCGGGCGAGACTTTGGTGTTCGTAGTTGACCTTGTAGCGGTCGACTGA